In Myxococcus xanthus, the genomic window TCATGAGATGTCCGGGCCCGGATGTTCCGCCAGGCCCTACTTCCGGCCGCGGGACATGAAGGACATGAAGGCTTCCTGCGCCTCGGTGGACTGGAGGCGCTGGATGAACTCACCGCCCTCGCGGGCCAGCGTCTCGCGAATCTGGGCGCGCAGGGGCTCGCGAATCAGCCGCTTCGTCACGCGCACCGCCTCCGCCGGGCGGGAGGCCAGTGTGGCGGCGCGCTCGGTGGCCACCTGCTGGAGGCTGGCGTCCGGCACCACCTTGTTGATGAGGCCCGCGCGCAGCGCCGTGGCCGCGTCGAAGGGCTCGCCGAAGAGCAGCAGCTCGCTGGCCAGCGCGAAGCCCGCCGTCCTGGGGATGAGCAGGCTGCTGGCGCCCTCCGCGCACAGCCCCAACTGGACGAAGGGCATGTGGAAGCGCGCGCGCTCGCTGGCCACCACGTAGTCACAGTGCAGCAGCATCGTCGTGCCGATGCCCACCGCCGGGCCGTCCACCGCCGCCAGAATCGGCTTGTCCGCGTCCACCAGCGCTCGCAGGAAGCGGAACACGGCGCTGTCCTCGCCCGCGGGCGGGTGCTCCATGAAGTCGCCAATGTCGTTGCCGGCGGTGAAGACGTTGCCCGCGCCGGTGAGCAGCACCGCGCGCACGTCGACGTTGCCCTCCGCGTCCTTCAGCGCGCGGGTGGCCGCCTCGTACATGGCATGCGTGAAGGCGTTCTTCTTCTCGGGCCGGTTGAAGGTGAGGGTGAGGACCCCCGAGTCGAGCTTCGTCAGCAGCGTGTCGGACATGGTGCCGGGGAGCCTAACCGACTCCGTGCGTTGGGGCGGGAGAATGGCACCCCGCGCCCTGGCTCGCGATGCTGCCGAGGCGTCCAGGCCCCCTCGGTCGGGCAGGGCCTGGGCGCGGGAAGTGTCCGCTGGTCGTCAGGGCCGCAGGGCCCGGGCCACCAGGGGCGCGAGCGTCACCACCTGGTGCTGGAACGGCAGCCCCAGGACAGGCTCCACGCTGTCGGTGCTCACCAGCCGGGTGAGCGGCAAGGTGCGCAGGCGCTCCACGGCGGGGCCCACCAGCAGGGCGTGGGTCGTCGCCACCGTGAAGTCCTCCGTGCAGCCCGCGTCGCGCAGGGTGCCCGCGGCGGCGGCCAGGGTGCCACCGGTGGACACCATGTCATCCACCAGAATCGGGCGGCGTCCCCGCACCTCGCCCATCAGCCCGCTGGCGTGGACCTCGTCTCCGCTCAGCCGCACCTTGTGAATCACCGCCCACGGCCGGTTCAGCAGCCGCGCCAGGGCCTCCGCGCGCTTCACCGCGCCCAGGTCCGGCGCCACCACCACGGAGGTGTCGGTGACGTGCTCGCGGAGCGCTTCCGCCAGCAACGGCAGCGAGGTGAGGTGCTCCAGCGGCGCGCCGAAGCAGCCTTCCAGCGCGGGGCTGTGCAGGTCCACCACCAGCACGCGCGCGAAGCGGCCCTGTGACAGCAGGTCTGCCACCAGCCGGCCGCCCAGGGGCTC contains:
- a CDS encoding enoyl-CoA hydratase; translation: MSDTLLTKLDSGVLTLTFNRPEKKNAFTHAMYEAATRALKDAEGNVDVRAVLLTGAGNVFTAGNDIGDFMEHPPAGEDSAVFRFLRALVDADKPILAAVDGPAVGIGTTMLLHCDYVVASERARFHMPFVQLGLCAEGASSLLIPRTAGFALASELLLFGEPFDAATALRAGLINKVVPDASLQQVATERAATLASRPAEAVRVTKRLIREPLRAQIRETLAREGGEFIQRLQSTEAQEAFMSFMSRGRK
- a CDS encoding ribose-phosphate diphosphokinase; its protein translation is MRPMDPVLLVGTASPHLGRALGQALGVAPADCHFERFPDGEMHVEVPEQVRGRTVILVQSTTPPAGEHLLELLLMADACWRMGAARLEAVVPYLGYARQDRRARPGEPLGGRLVADLLSQGRFARVLVVDLHSPALEGCFGAPLEHLTSLPLLAEALREHVTDTSVVVAPDLGAVKRAEALARLLNRPWAVIHKVRLSGDEVHASGLMGEVRGRRPILVDDMVSTGGTLAAAAGTLRDAGCTEDFTVATTHALLVGPAVERLRTLPLTRLVSTDSVEPVLGLPFQHQVVTLAPLVARALRP